In Deinococcus sedimenti, a single genomic region encodes these proteins:
- a CDS encoding thioredoxin domain-containing protein, with protein MNRLGQESSPYLRQHADNPVAWWPWGEGAFREARERDVPVLLSVGYSTCHWCHVMAHESFEDEATAGYMNAHFVNVKVDREERPDVDAVYMAATQALTGQGGWPMTVFLTPDGAPFYAGTYFPPRDGHGMPSFTRVMASVERAWREERPKLLGNAEALTEHVREASRPRAAEGEVDAGLLERAVGNLRRVFDEALGGFGGAPKFPAPTTLDFLLTQPTGRLMALYTLRRMLAGGLHDQLGGGFHRYSVDEAWRVPHFEKMLYDNAQLTRTLLRAYQLSGDTAFAQAARGTLAYLRREMLAPDGGFYSAQDADTGGVEGLTFTWTPAEVRDVLGDADGDLLCRHLGIADPGNFLDPHRPEVGRRSVPFVALPVPDLALDLRQTEVEVAARLDTLKARLLAARAQRPQPGTDDKVLTSWNGLALAAFADAARILREPEYLEVARRNAAFIEEHLALPDGTLRHTWGGGQARVEGLMEDHALYALGLVALFQAGGDLTHLHRARALWEVVRRDFWNEEAGVFMASGGRAEPLLARQAPGFDSAVLSENAAGALLALWMHRYYADTEAEAMARRTVNAFRSDMLAAAGGFGGLWLAAAFLHAPHTEVAVIGTPDERAPLEAVAAGVFLPFAALAFTEAGGDLPVLQDRPGDGRGYVCLHHTCDLPTSDPGVFRAQLERVAAGGQ; from the coding sequence GGACAACCCGGTGGCGTGGTGGCCGTGGGGCGAAGGCGCGTTCCGGGAGGCGCGCGAGCGGGACGTGCCGGTGCTGCTGTCGGTGGGGTACTCGACGTGCCACTGGTGTCACGTGATGGCGCACGAGAGTTTCGAGGACGAGGCGACCGCCGGGTACATGAACGCGCACTTCGTGAACGTGAAGGTGGACCGCGAGGAACGCCCGGACGTGGACGCGGTGTACATGGCGGCCACGCAGGCCCTGACCGGGCAGGGCGGCTGGCCCATGACGGTGTTCCTGACGCCGGACGGCGCGCCCTTCTACGCCGGGACGTACTTCCCGCCGCGCGACGGGCACGGGATGCCGAGTTTCACGCGGGTGATGGCGAGCGTGGAGCGAGCGTGGCGCGAGGAGCGGCCCAAGCTGCTGGGGAACGCCGAGGCGCTGACCGAGCATGTCCGCGAGGCCAGCCGCCCGCGCGCGGCGGAGGGTGAGGTGGACGCCGGGCTGCTGGAGCGCGCGGTGGGGAACCTGCGGCGGGTGTTCGACGAGGCGCTGGGCGGGTTTGGCGGCGCACCGAAGTTCCCCGCCCCGACCACCCTGGATTTTCTGTTGACGCAGCCCACGGGCCGCCTGATGGCGCTGTACACGCTGCGGCGCATGCTGGCGGGCGGCCTTCACGATCAGCTGGGCGGCGGGTTCCACCGCTACAGCGTGGACGAGGCGTGGCGGGTGCCGCACTTCGAGAAGATGCTGTACGACAACGCCCAGCTGACCCGCACGCTGCTGCGCGCCTACCAGCTCAGCGGGGACACGGCGTTCGCGCAGGCGGCGCGCGGGACGCTGGCGTACCTGCGGCGCGAGATGCTCGCCCCGGACGGCGGGTTCTACTCCGCGCAGGACGCGGACACGGGGGGCGTGGAGGGCCTGACCTTCACCTGGACGCCCGCCGAGGTCCGGGACGTGCTGGGCGACGCGGACGGCGACCTGCTGTGCCGTCACCTGGGCATCGCGGACCCCGGCAACTTCCTCGACCCGCACCGGCCCGAGGTGGGCCGCCGCAGCGTGCCGTTCGTGGCCCTGCCCGTCCCGGACCTGGCGCTGGACCTCCGGCAGACGGAAGTCGAGGTCGCGGCGCGCCTGGACACCCTGAAGGCCCGCCTCCTCGCCGCCCGCGCGCAGAGGCCCCAGCCGGGCACGGACGACAAGGTGCTCACGTCGTGGAACGGGCTGGCACTGGCGGCCTTCGCGGACGCCGCCCGCATCCTGCGCGAACCCGAGTACCTGGAGGTCGCGCGCCGGAACGCGGCGTTCATCGAGGAGCACCTCGCCCTGCCGGACGGCACGCTGCGGCACACCTGGGGCGGCGGGCAGGCGCGCGTGGAGGGCCTGATGGAGGACCACGCGCTGTACGCGCTGGGGCTCGTGGCGCTGTTCCAGGCGGGCGGCGACCTGACGCACCTGCACCGCGCGCGGGCACTGTGGGAGGTCGTGCGCCGCGACTTCTGGAACGAGGAGGCGGGCGTGTTCATGGCCTCCGGAGGCCGCGCCGAGCCCCTGCTGGCGCGGCAGGCTCCGGGTTTCGACAGTGCCGTCCTGTCCGAGAACGCGGCGGGCGCGCTCTTGGCCCTGTGGATGCACCGTTATTACGCCGACACCGAGGCCGAGGCGATGGCACGCCGCACCGTGAACGCCTTCCGGAGCGACATGCTGGCCGCCGCGGGCGGCTTCGGCGGGCTGTGGCTGGCCGCCGCGTTCCTCCACGCTCCACACACCGAGGTCGCCGTCATCGGCACGCCCGATGAACGCGCCCCGCTGGAGGCAGTCGCGGCGGGCGTGTTCCTCCCCTTCGCCGCGCTGGCCTTCACGGAAGCGGGCGGCGACCTGCCCGTCCTTCAGGACCGCCCCGGTGACGGGCGCGGGTACGTGTGCCTGCACCACACCTGCGACCTGCCCACCAGCGACCCCGGCGTGTTCCGTGCGCAACTGGAACGCGTGGCCGCAGGCGGCCAGTAG
- a CDS encoding chromate transporter, which translates to MSAPTTPAASAATPTTHPAPPTPAGLLRLFVGVALVGIGGGLPAHTRRALNARGWMTDAEFAEAYTLAQLTPGPNAVNLAAMIGARLLGGMGAALSVVGILTPGLIAMLTVTAVTLGLPGGLPSGVQSGLRGAACAALGVMLTAALPVLKVTAGIRFGPTLAIITFLLLAALRADLLLVLAGTVIVGLIIHRPRSGE; encoded by the coding sequence ATGAGCGCGCCCACCACACCGGCCGCCAGCGCCGCGACCCCCACAACCCACCCGGCCCCACCCACCCCGGCGGGCCTGCTGCGCCTGTTCGTGGGGGTCGCGCTGGTCGGGATCGGCGGGGGCCTGCCCGCCCACACCCGCCGCGCCCTGAACGCACGCGGCTGGATGACCGACGCGGAATTCGCGGAAGCCTACACCCTGGCGCAGCTGACCCCCGGCCCGAACGCCGTGAACCTCGCCGCGATGATCGGCGCCAGACTCCTCGGCGGTATGGGCGCGGCGCTCTCGGTCGTGGGCATCCTCACGCCTGGCCTGATCGCCATGCTGACCGTCACCGCCGTCACCCTCGGCCTCCCCGGCGGCCTGCCCAGTGGCGTGCAGAGTGGCCTGCGGGGCGCAGCCTGCGCAGCGCTGGGCGTCATGCTGACCGCCGCGCTGCCCGTCCTTAAGGTCACGGCCGGCATCCGCTTCGGCCCCACGCTGGCGATCATCACCTTCCTGCTGCTGGCCGCGCTGCGCGCTGACCTGCTCCTCGTGCTGGCAGGCACCGTCATCGTCGGCCTGATCATCCACCGCCCCCGGAGCGGCGAATGA
- a CDS encoding spermidine synthase, whose product MKPWVHLGSAPVPGSRDELQLWQRDTEFSIRVRGTPYDLMNSRQHGSEEALADLALTGLTAAAPRVLIGGLGMGFTLAAALRTLPGAAQVTVAELVPEVVTWNHGPLGEVAGHPLNDPRVTVAVADVGEVMRAHPAGFDAILLDVDNGPEGMTRAANDALYGPRGLATARAALRPGGVLAVWSVEHVPRFTDALTRAGFTTHVHHPRARHGKGGKHTVWTGRKGG is encoded by the coding sequence TTGAAACCCTGGGTCCACCTGGGCTCCGCGCCCGTGCCCGGCAGCCGCGACGAACTGCAACTGTGGCAGCGGGACACCGAGTTCAGCATCCGCGTGCGCGGCACCCCGTACGACCTGATGAACTCCCGCCAGCACGGCAGCGAGGAGGCCCTGGCCGACCTCGCCCTGACTGGACTCACGGCCGCCGCGCCGCGCGTGCTGATCGGCGGGCTGGGCATGGGCTTCACCCTCGCCGCCGCGCTGCGCACCCTGCCCGGCGCGGCGCAGGTGACGGTGGCGGAACTCGTGCCGGAGGTCGTCACCTGGAATCACGGCCCCCTCGGCGAGGTGGCCGGGCACCCCCTGAACGACCCGCGCGTGACCGTCGCGGTGGCCGACGTGGGCGAGGTCATGCGCGCCCACCCCGCCGGATTCGACGCGATCCTGCTGGACGTGGACAACGGCCCCGAGGGCATGACCCGCGCCGCGAACGACGCCCTGTACGGCCCGCGCGGCCTCGCCACCGCCCGCGCCGCCCTGCGCCCCGGCGGGGTGCTGGCCGTGTGGAGCGTCGAACACGTCCCCCGCTTCACCGACGCCCTGACCCGCGCCGGATTCACCACCCACGTGCACCACCCCCGCGCCCGCCACGGCAAAGGCGGCAAACACACCGTCTGGACGGGGCGGAAAGGCGGGTAG
- a CDS encoding chromate transporter produces MTAEPLDILLTFARLGLVSFGGANLPEIERVLVEQKGWITPQLLANGFALGQVMPGPNMLAMTHYGFAAGGWLGAFAATLGFYGPTALLSAAAMTAWQRLSRWRWLPALRSALLPFGAGVLLAGVLVLARGSIHSWTGALIAAASFALLWRTRLNAAVIVVGAAVLGAVLRL; encoded by the coding sequence ATGACGGCCGAACCGCTCGACATCCTGCTCACGTTCGCGCGGCTGGGCCTCGTGAGTTTCGGCGGCGCGAACCTCCCCGAGATCGAACGCGTGCTGGTCGAACAGAAGGGCTGGATCACGCCGCAGCTCCTCGCGAACGGCTTCGCGCTGGGACAGGTCATGCCGGGGCCGAACATGCTCGCCATGACCCACTACGGCTTCGCTGCTGGGGGCTGGCTGGGCGCCTTCGCCGCCACGCTGGGCTTCTACGGCCCCACCGCGCTGCTCAGCGCCGCCGCGATGACCGCGTGGCAACGCCTCAGCCGCTGGCGCTGGCTGCCCGCACTCCGGAGCGCGCTGCTCCCCTTCGGCGCGGGCGTGCTGCTGGCGGGCGTGCTGGTCCTCGCCCGCGGCAGCATCCACAGCTGGACCGGGGCGCTGATCGCCGCCGCCTCGTTCGCGCTGCTGTGGCGCACCCGCCTCAACGCCGCCGTGATCGTCGTCGGGGCCGCCGTGCTGGGCGCCGTCCTCAGACTGTAA
- a CDS encoding alpha/beta hydrolase family protein, with amino-acid sequence MTDRARGSNEQALNEEFAQFSVGGQRVYGMLHRPAGDAPTHGWTSVILLHGFTGSRTSDHRLFPLFSRHLAARGVASLRFDFRGSGESQGDFSEMTVTREVEDTLAAFEYVRRQPGLDPQRVMLLGFSMGGLVAAMSAAQARPHRLALWAPALPELWLPFLRGGFLPATITDYNGWPLGRDFLQEVTRLRPLDAAATWGGEARVFHGDQDRTCPPEYGVRYAQALRCDAVAIPGAGHTFDNLEQVDLLFRETTRFLTGG; translated from the coding sequence ATGACCGACCGCGCCCGAGGCAGCAACGAACAGGCCCTGAACGAGGAATTCGCGCAGTTCAGCGTCGGCGGGCAGCGCGTGTACGGCATGCTGCACCGCCCCGCAGGCGACGCGCCCACGCACGGCTGGACCAGCGTGATCCTCTTGCACGGCTTCACCGGCAGCCGTACCAGCGACCATCGCCTCTTCCCGCTGTTCTCCCGGCACCTCGCCGCGCGGGGCGTCGCCAGCCTGCGCTTCGACTTCCGCGGCAGCGGCGAGAGTCAGGGGGACTTCAGCGAGATGACCGTCACCCGCGAGGTCGAGGACACCCTCGCCGCTTTCGAGTACGTGCGCCGCCAGCCGGGCCTTGACCCGCAGCGCGTCATGCTCCTCGGCTTCAGCATGGGCGGCCTCGTCGCTGCCATGAGCGCCGCTCAGGCCCGCCCCCACCGCCTCGCCCTGTGGGCGCCCGCCCTGCCGGAGCTGTGGCTGCCCTTCCTGCGCGGCGGCTTCCTCCCGGCCACGATTACGGATTACAACGGCTGGCCGCTGGGCCGCGACTTCCTCCAGGAAGTCACCCGCCTGCGCCCCCTCGACGCAGCCGCCACGTGGGGCGGCGAGGCCCGCGTCTTCCACGGCGACCAGGACAGAACATGCCCCCCCGAGTACGGCGTCCGCTACGCCCAGGCCCTGCGCTGCGACGCCGTCGCCATCCCCGGCGCAGGCCACACCTTCGACAACCTGGAGCAGGTGGACCTGCTCTTCCGCGAGACGACGCGGTTCCTCACCGGGGGGTGA